A part of Gossypium hirsutum isolate 1008001.06 chromosome A07, Gossypium_hirsutum_v2.1, whole genome shotgun sequence genomic DNA contains:
- the LOC107952978 gene encoding AAA-ATPase At2g46620, which produces MTILYNPFFLLFITFVFLFLFRVVLIKTGLIFTVKKKWRLFEDCFHVYQLFKVPKFNESMQRNQLYHKVFVYLNSLTSVEDSDFTNLFTGKKPNEILPRLDPNQIIEDDFLGAKILWINEDNNLVLKIRKADKRRVLRPYVQHIHSISDDLDEKKRDLKLYMNVVGHGDDQKGRWRCVPFTHPSTFETIAMESDLKNKVKSDLESFLKAKQYYHRLGRVWKRSYLLYGPSGTGKSSFIAALANFLSYDVYDIDLSKVSDDSDLKLLLLQSSAKSVIVIEDLDRYLSEKSTAVSLSGILNFMDGMLTSSCGEERVMVFTMNGKDHVDQAVLRPGRIDVHIHFPLCDFTAFKTLANSYLGLKDHKLFPQVEEIFQNGSSLSPAEIGELMIANRNSPSRALKSVIHALQTDGDGRGALNIGRRSTENGPRKLSGEMGEGSGVFGKEGANAVKEFKKLYGLLRVKSSRKSQSFDLNGDQKEGG; this is translated from the coding sequence ATGACAATTCTTTATAACCCATTTTTTCTCTTGTTTATAACTTTCGTTTTCCTGTTTCTTTTCCGGGTTGTTTTGATCAAGACCGGACTGATTTTTACTGTCAAGAAAAAGTGGCGTCTTTTTGAAGATTGCTTTCATGTCTACCAGTTGTTCAAAGTCCCCAAATTCAATGAAAGCATGCAAAGAAACCAACTTTATCACAAAGTTTTTGTTTATCTCAATTCACTCACTTCCGTTGAAGATTCCGATTTCACCAATCTCTTCACCGGCAAAAAACCAAATGAAATCCTTCCCCGCCTCGACCCCAACCAAATAATCGAAGACGATTTTCTGGGTGCCAAGATTCTCTGGATCAACGAAGATAACAATTTGGTGTTGAAGATTCGAAAAGCCGATAAACGAAGAGTTCTCCGGCCTTACGTTCAACATATCCACTCAATTTCCGATGATTTAGATGAGAAGAAACGAGACTTGAAGCTTTACATGAACGTCGTTGGCCATGGCGATGATCAAAAGGGACGGTGGAGATGCGTTCCCTTCACGCATCCTTCAACGTTTGAAACAATAGCTATGGAATCTGACCTTAAAAACAAAGTCAAATCCGATCTCGAGTCCTTCCTCAAAGCCAAACAGTATTACCATAGGTTGGGTCGTGTTTGGAAACGAAGCTATCTCCTTTACGGTCCTTCAGGTACTGGAAAATCAAGCTTTATCGCAGCTTTGGCTAATTTCTTGAGTTACGATGTTTACGACATTGATTTGTCCAAAGTTTCCGATGACTCCGACCTTAAACTTCTCTTGTTACAAAGCTCGGCCAAATCCGTGATTGTCATCGAGGATCTTGACCGGTATTTGTCGGAGAAATCAACGGCCGTCAGTTTGTCGGGAATTTTAAACTTTATGGACGGGATGTTAACCTCCAGCTGCGGCGAAGAAAGGGTCATGGTCTTCACAATGAACGGCAAGGATCACGTCGACCAGGCGGTTCTCAGACCGGGAAGGATTGATGTTCATATACATTTCCCCCTATGCGATTTCACGGCATTTAAAACGCTGGCCAATAGTTACCTGGGGCTCAAGGATCATAAGCTGTTTCCGCAAGTAGAGGAGATTTTCCAAAACGGGTCGAGTTTAAGCCCGGCTGAGATTGGGGAGTTAATGATCGCCAACCGGAATTCGCCGAGCCGAGCTTTGAAATCCGTCATTCATGCCTTGCAAACGGACGGCGATGGGAGGGGGGCTTTGAATATCGGGCGGCGGTCGACCGAGAATGGGCCGAGGAAATTATCAGGTGAAATGGGTGAAGGGAGTGGGGTTTTTGGTAAGGAAGGAGCCAATGCGGTGAAGGAGTTTAAGAAATTGTACGGATTGTTGAGGGTCAAAAGCAGTAGAAAATCTCAATCCTTCGATCTTAACGGTGACCAAAAGGAAGgcggatga